The following coding sequences lie in one Candidatus Limnocylindrales bacterium genomic window:
- a CDS encoding ABC transporter ATP-binding protein encodes MLKLNNVEVVYNDVILVLKGLSLEVPRGSIVALLGGNGAGKTTTLRAISGLLKAEDGELTDGSIEFMGERIDRKDPEEIVRMGIFQVMEGRRVFEELTVDENIRIGAYTRRDRQNIKQDYERVFDYFPRLRERRSQLAGYLSGGEQQMLVIGRALMARPRLLMLDEPSLGLAPLLVQEIFQIIQRINREEKTTILLVEQNANIALSIADYGYIMENGKIVLDGPVNKLRENADVREFYLGLTEIGKRKSFRDVKHYKRRKRWLS; translated from the coding sequence ATGCTTAAACTGAACAATGTCGAGGTTGTTTACAACGATGTCATCCTGGTCCTCAAAGGATTATCTCTGGAAGTACCTCGAGGGAGTATAGTGGCTCTATTGGGGGGAAACGGTGCGGGCAAAACAACAACCCTTCGGGCGATTTCTGGGCTTTTAAAAGCAGAGGATGGAGAGCTTACCGATGGAAGTATCGAATTCATGGGGGAGCGGATTGATCGAAAAGATCCCGAAGAGATTGTGCGGATGGGGATCTTTCAAGTCATGGAAGGTCGTCGGGTTTTTGAAGAATTGACCGTAGATGAAAATATCCGTATCGGGGCTTATACCCGAAGGGATCGACAGAATATCAAACAGGATTATGAGCGTGTCTTCGACTACTTCCCCAGGCTTAGAGAACGACGTTCCCAACTGGCCGGTTATTTAAGCGGCGGTGAACAGCAGATGCTGGTTATTGGACGGGCTTTGATGGCACGCCCCAGACTTCTCATGCTGGATGAACCCTCACTGGGTCTGGCTCCCCTGCTGGTTCAAGAAATCTTCCAGATCATCCAACGGATCAACCGGGAAGAAAAAACTACCATTCTCCTGGTAGAACAAAATGCAAATATCGCGCTCTCTATTGCAGATTATGGATATATCATGGAAAACGGGAAGATCGTTCTGGACGGACCGGTAAATAAATTAAGGGAAAATGCCGATGTCAGAGAGTTCTATCTGGGATTGACTGAAATCGGAAAGCGGAAAAGTTTTCGAGATGTCAAACATTATAAACGGAGAAAACGGTGGCTTTCTTAA